A window of the Cannabis sativa cultivar Pink pepper isolate KNU-18-1 chromosome X, ASM2916894v1, whole genome shotgun sequence genome harbors these coding sequences:
- the LOC133032034 gene encoding uncharacterized protein LOC133032034, translating into MRMSMGNAKMFVLMTMMIFIGLGEGHRKDLNNCFGSGNTSRGWGGGVGASGGNVGNVGSGAGGSTGGNFGGGLGARGGVGGGASGGVSAGTGSRVGGGASAGGNIGGGVGLGGGIDAGGGASVGGGSVVVGGSGSARAGGGATIGGGVNTGGGARVEGGASAGGTIGGAVGASGGVSSGSSGGVNAGSGGRAGGGESAGGTTAGGAGASTGVSVGGAGNSGGGVSSGVRVVGSGNVGSSGGGASASGNVGGGASANGGVSSGAGVVGGGGVTGNGSASASGGAIIGRGAASGVSAGGDVRAGGGANTGGTVSGGPSASGNVGGGISGGASGGVSTGGGSRVGGGASGGRTIGGGAGSSGGVSGGAGGTGSVGGGISKGASGGVNIGGGGQVGGGSSGGETIVGGAGAGAGGGVSGGAGASSGVGGGISGGATGGVSVGGGRRVGGGASGGGTIGGGAGASSGVSGGTSASGGVGGGITGGASGGVSSGGGGRVGGGASGGGTISGGAGVSGGVGVGGGASAGGGVSGGAGVVGGGRVDGGGSTGASGGAIIRGGVGGGVSAGGGAIVGGRGNAGGTISGGVGASGSSSGGINEGANGEVRAGGDGKVGEGASGGGAIGGGINGSGSVSAGGGANVGGGIGGGAGVVSGGGVSGGGSAGASGGAIIGGGATGGNARARGGANVGGSVNGGVGASGSASDRASGGVIADDNGSTGGGASASGTVSGRVGATSGVSAKGGAATSETINDGVGGGSGVGSGTSD; encoded by the coding sequence ATGAGAATGAGTATGGGAAATGCTAAAATGTTTGTTTTGATGACGATGATGATCTTCATAGGACTTGGAGAAGGTCATAGAAAagatttaaataattgttttgGCAGTGGTAATACAAGTAGAGGTTGGGGAGGTGGAGTTGGTGCAAGTGGTGGTAATGTGGGTAATGTGGGTAGTGGTGCTGGAGGTAGCACTGGAGGAAATTTCGGTGGTGGGTTAGGTGCAAGAGGTGGTGTTGGTGGTGGAGCTAGTGGTGGAGTAAGTGCAGGCACTGGTAGTAGAGTCGGAGGAGGAGCCAGTGCAGGTGGGAATATTGGTGGTGGAGTAGGTTTGGGTGGTGGCATCGATGCTGGAGGTGGAGCAAGTGTAGGTGGTGGTTCTGTGGTTGTTGGTGGAAGTGGAAGTGCGAGAGCTGGTGGTGGAGCTACAATTGGAGGTGGAGTAAACACAGGTGGTGGTGCTAGAGTAGAAGGAGGAGCTAGTGCTGGCGGAACTATTGGTGGCGCTGTAGGTGCAAGTGGTGGTGTTAGCAGTGGAAGTAGTGGTGGAGTAAATGCAGGCAGTGGTGGTAGAGCTGGAGGAGGGGAAAGCGCAGGCGGCACAACTGCTGGCGGAGCTGGTGCAAGTACTGGTGTTAGTGTTGGAGGGGCAGGAAATTCAGGCGGCGGTGTAAGTAGTGGTGTTAGGGTTGTTGGAAGTGGTAATGTAGGGTCTAGTGGTGGAGGAGCTAGTGCAAGCGGGAATGTTGGTGGTGGAGCAAGTGCAAATGGTGGGGTAAGTAGTGGTGCTGGGGTTGTTGGTGGAGGTGGAGTTACTGGGAATGGTAGTGCAAGTGCAAGTGGTGGAGCTATAATTGGAAGAGGAGCTGCAAGTGGAGTAAGCGCAGGTGGCGATGTTAGAGCTGGAGGAGGAGCTAATACAGGGGGAACTGTTAGTGGAGGACCAAGTGCAAGTGGCAATGTTGGTGGAGGTATTAGCGGGGGAGCTAGTGGTGGAGTTAGCACAGGTGGTGGCAGTAGAGTTGGGGGAGGAGCAAGTGGAGGCAGAACTATTGGTGGTGGAGCAGGTTCAAGTGGTGGTGTTAGTGGAGGAGCAGGTGGAACTGGCAGTGTTGGTGGAGGAATTAGCAAAGGAGCTAGTGGCGGAGTAAACATAGGTGGAGGTGGTCAAGTTGGAGGAGGATCAAGTGGAGGTGAAACTATTGTTGGTGGAGCAGGTGCAGGTGCAGGTGGTGGTGTTAGTGGAGGAGCAGGTGCAAGTAGTGGTGTTGGTGGAGGAATTAGTGGAGGAGCTACTGGTGGAGTAAGCGTAGGTGGAGGTAGACGAGTTGGAGGAGGAGCAAGTGGAGGTGGAACTATTGGTGGTGGAGCAGGTGCAAGTAGTGGTGTTAGTGGAGGAACAAGTGCAAGTGGTGGTGTTGGTGGAGGAATTACCGGAGGAGCTAGTGGTGGAGTAAGCTCAGGTGGTGGTGGTAGAGTTGGAGGAGGAGCAAGTGGAGGTGGAACTATTAGTGGTGGAGCAGGTGTAAGTGGTGGTGTCGGTGTTGGAGGTGGAGCTAGTGCAGGTGGTGGCGTAAGTGGTGGTGCTGGGGTTGTTGGCGGAGGTAGAGTTGATGGGGGTGGTAGTACAGGAGCCAGTGGTGGAGCTATAATTAGAGGAGGAGTTGGAGGTGGAGTAAGCGCAGGAGGCGGTGCTATAGTTGGAGGGAGAGGAAATGCAGGTGGAACTATTAGCGGAGGAGTAGGTGCAAGCGGTAGTTCTAGTGGAGGAATTAATGAAGGAGCTAATGGTGAAGTAAGAGCAGGTGGTGATGGTAAGGTTGGAGAAGGAGCAAGTGGTGGTGGAGCTATTGGAGGTGGAATAAATGGAAGTGGCAGTGTTAGTGCTGGAGGTGGAGCAAATGTAGGTGGTGGTATAGGTGGAGGTGCTGGGGTTGTTAGTGGAGGTGGAGTTTCAGGGGGTGGTAGTGCAGGGGCAAGTGGTGGAGCTATAATTGGAGGAGGAGCTACAGGTGGTAATGCTAGAGCTAGAGGAGGAGCTAATGTAGGTGGATCTGTTAATGGAGGAGTGGGTGCAAGTGGTAGTGCTAGTGATAGAGCTAGTGGAGGAGTAATTGCAGACGACAATGGTAGCACTGGAGGAGGAGCTAGTGCAAGTGGAACCGTGAGCGGCAGAGTAGGTGCAACAAGTGGTGTGAGTGCTAAAGGTGGAGCTGCTACAAGTGAAACTATTAATGATGGAGTAGGTGGAGGTAGCGGTGTTGGTAGTGGAACTAGTGACTGA
- the LOC133032793 gene encoding pentatricopeptide repeat-containing protein GUN1, chloroplastic-like translates to MASTPPHCSITASKPYQSHQYGQNPNLKSQRQTNRQTQQWTSQKVSLTKPLPAPPPRNTAKPASTTASLSQNPAFQSLCPLSAPKSELAAVFSGRRSTRFVSKMHWGRPKTTVGSRHTSFAEEALQQAVVYGKDDVGLDGVLLSFESKLCGSDDYTFLLRELGNRGECRKAIRCFEFAVSRERRKTEQGKLTSAMISTLGRLGKVELAKNVFETALNSGYGNTVYTYSALISAYGRSGYWEEAKRVLESMKGSGLKPNLVTYNAVIDACGKGGADFKRVVEIFDEMLRSGVQPDRITYNSLLAVCSRGGLWETARKLFNEMVEREIDQDIYTYNTLLDAICKGGQMDLAHQIMSEMPSKNIYPNVVTYSTMIDGYAKADRLEDALNLFSDMKYMAIALDRVLYNILLSVYAKLGRFEDAMSVCREMDNAGITKDVVSYNALLGGYGKQGKYDEVKRMYQHMKEDRLSPNLLTYSTLIDVYSKGGLYKEAMEVFREFKQAGLKADVVLYSELINALCKNGMVESAVSLLDEMTKEGIRPNVITYNSIIDAFGRPEELGSSLDAAASVESKLKAKSSVSNPHEDAIESEVGNKADSQIIKMFGQLAAGKEGQWKNNKKGSQEILCILGVFQKMHKLNIKPNVVTFSAILNACSRCNSFEEASILLEELRLFDNQVYGVAHGLLMGYRENVWVQAQSLFDEVKQMDSSTASAFYNALTDMLWHFGQKRGAQLVVLEGKRRNVWESMWSNSCLDLHLMSSGAARAMLHAWLLNIRSVVFEGQELPKLLSILTGWGKHSKVVGDSTLRRAIESLLISMGAPFQVAKCNIGRFTSSGPVVAAWLKESGTLKVLVLHDDRTYSQTAKSDGIFNLQTVSL, encoded by the exons ATGGCGTCCACACCACCGCACTGCTCAATCACGGCGTCAAAGCCCTATCAAAGCCACCAATACGGTCAAAACCCCAACCTCAAAAGTCAGCGGCAGACCAATCGTCAAACTCAGCAATGGACTTCTCAGAAAGTCTCTTTAACCAAACCTTTACCGGCGCCTCCGCCTCGGAACACCGCTAAACCCGCTTCTACTACGGCTAGTCTATCTCAAAATCCTGCCTTTCAGTCTCTTTGCCCTCTCTCTGCTCCCAAGTCTGAGCTCGCTGCTGTCTTCTCCGGTCGTCGGTCGACCCGGTTCGTCTCTAAAATGCATTGGGGACGCCCCAAGACCACCGTGGGCTCCCGCCATACTTCGTTTGCTGAGGAGGCTCTGCAGCAGGCTGTTGTGTACGGTAAGGATGATGTGGGTCTTGATGGTGTTTTGCTTAGTTTTGAGTCCAAGCTTTGTGGGTCTGATGATTACACTTTTTTATTGAGAGAACTTGGGAATAGAGGTGAGTGTAGGAAAGCAATTAGGTGTTTTGAGTTTGCTGTTTCTAGGGAGAGGAGGAAGACTGAACAAGGGAAATTGACTAGCGCCATGATCAGTACACTTGGTAGGTTAGGAAAGGTTGAGCTTGCTAAAAATGTGTTTGAAACAGCTTTAAATTCTGGTTATGGAAATACTGTTTACACTTACTCAGCTTTGATTAGTGCTTATGGACGAAGTGGGTATTGGGAGGAGGCAAAAAGAGTGCTGGAGTCGATGAAGGGGTCGGGCTTGAAACCGAATTTGGTTACTTACAATGCTGTGATTGATGCCTGTGGTAAAGGGGGAGCAGATTTTAAGAGGGTTGTGGAGATTTTTGATGAGATGTTGAGGAGTGGAGTGCAACCTGATCGAATTACCTATAATTCACTCCTTGCGGTTTGCAGTCGAGGGGGGTTGTGGGAAACGGCTAGGAAGTTGTTTAATGAGATGGTGGAGAGGGAGATTGACCAGGATATATATACCTATAACACACTGTTGGATGCAATTTGTAAAGGAGGGCAGATGGATTTGGCTCATCAGATCATGTCAGAGATGCCATCAAAGAATATTTATCCTAATGTGGTGACTTATAGTACCATGATTGATGGCTATGCTAAAGCCGATAGATTGGAAGATGCCTTGAATTTGTTTAGCGACATGAAGTATATGGCTATTGCTCTAGATCGAGTTTTGTATAACATACTTCTTTCGGTTTATGCGAagctgggtaggtttgaggatGCAATGAGTGTTTGCAGGGAGATGGATAATGCTGGGATCACTAAGGATGTTGTGTCTTATAATGCTCTTTTGGGTGGGTATGGAAAGCAAGGAAAGTACGACGAAGTCAAAAGAATGTACCAACACATGAAAGAAGATCGACTATCTCCAAACTTACTAACGTATTCAACACTGATTGATGTGTATTCAAAAGGTGGTTTGTATAAGGAGGCAAtggaagtttttagggagtttAAGCAAGCAGGATTAAAGGCTGATGTTGTTCTTTATAGTGAACTTATCAATGCTTTATGCAAAAATGGGATGGTGGAGTCAGCTGTTTCTTTGCTTGATGAGATGACAAAGGAAGGAATTAGGCCGAATGTCATCACTTATAATTCAATTATTGATGCGTTTGGCCGACCAGAGGAGTTAGGTTCTTCACTTGATGCTGCTGCCAGTGTAGAAAGTAAGCTCAAGGCAAAGTCTTCGGTTTCAAATCCCCATGAGGATGCAATTGAAAGTGAGGTTGGAAATAAAGCCGATAGTCAAATTATAAAGATGTTTGGGCAACTTGCTGCAGGGAAAGAAGGGCAATGGAAGAATAATAAGAAGGGTAGTCAAGAAATCTTATGCATTCTAGGAGTCTTTCAAAAAATGCACAAGTTGAATATCAAACCAAATGTTGTCACTTTTTCCGCAATTTTAAATGCTTGCAG CCGATGTAATTCATTTGAAGAAGCTTCAATCTTATTGGAGGAGCTCCGGTTATTTGACAACCAGGTCTATGGTGTTGCCCACGGCCTTCTCATGGGCTACAGGGAAAATGTTTGGGTTCAAGCTCAGTCTCTGTTTGATGAAGTAAAGCAGATGGACTCTTCCACAGCATCTGCTTTCTATAACGCACTTACAGACATGTTATGGCACTTCGGCCAG AAACGAGGAGCCCAACTGGTAGTTCTCGAAGGCAAACGCCGTAACGTGTGGGAGAGTATGTGGTCAAATTCTTGCTTAGATCTGCATCTAATGTCTTCTGGGGCTGCACGGGCAATGCTCCATGCTTGGCTGCTCAACATACGGTCAGTAGTGTTTGAAGGCCAAGAATTGCCGAAGCTATTGAG CATTTTGACAGGATGGGGTAAACACAGCAAAGTGGTTGGAGACAGCACTCTAAGACGAGCCATTGAGTCTCTTCTAATCAGCATGGGAGCACCTTTTCAGGTGGCAAAGTGTAACATAGGCAGATTTACTTCGTCGGGGCCGGTGGTGGCTGCCTGGTTGAAAGAATCCGGCACACTGAAGGTGCTTGTTCTTCATGATGACAGGACTTATTCACAGACCGCTAAGTCAGACGGAATCTTTAATTTGCAAACAGTTTCCTTGTAA